The nucleotide sequence AAGTTCCGCCTTTAGGCACCCCGAAATTTTCTCGTAATTCAGCCAGCGAAACGTATTTCCCGTGGAACGCAAATACCATGGCCAGGCTTGCAAGCCCGCACTCACTGTGTTCCATTTGTTCAATGAAGGGTACTTTACTAGCCATATATCCCTCCCCTTTCTAAATTTGAACTTCTTTAAAATGACTTATTGTATAAAAGGGAGGCCTCGAATTTTGATCCATAGAACGCTCTTCTTGGGCATGAAGCCAGCCGAAATAATAAACACCGATTCCAATTTCAACCCGGGAAGTAATCTCCCACTTTTCTTTAATGTTAAAAATCAATTCCCCTACTCTTCTGCGGCTGATAAATAGCAGCTTTGCTATCTCCACATCCTTTTTTCCTTTAGCGACTAAGACAGCAACTTCACGTTCTCTGTTACTTAATTGCTTGATCTCCATCCGATTATGTCCCCCCATTAATAAGTGAATTTATTTGTTAAGTTAACTATAAAGAAAGGGGATAGGTGAATAGAATAGGTAAAAAAATAGTAAGTACACTGCGAAAAAAAGTGCTATAAAACCAAGCTCTTTAACCAAATTCCCTTTATATGGAATTTTTAGAGAGAATCTAAGCACCTTTGGAATCTTTCTTCCATATAAAAAGCAATTCAATCAATAGGGATGATGGACGGATCCCCCTCGACTGAACTGCTCTTTATACTCTTTCAATTATTTAACCCAATAATAAGACTGGGGGTACCTCTTTCGGATTCGACAGCCTTAATAACTGCAGGCCGATTCCAGCCAGGCCGGTAAATAAGCTGGGCTGGATAAACCCGTGCGGACCATCTACTTGATAATAGCCGCGTGCTTCTTTTTGCAGCACGTGATTGTATCCTCTTCGTTTCGCTTCTTCTAAAAAACCGGATTCTCGGAAGTGGCTTGCTGCTTGCAAAAACAGCTCCGTATCTCCAAAGTTTCCATGGCATAAAGAGTCCGAACGCTTATAGCCGTGCTTCCGAAGATTTTGAATCGCTTGGTTTATCTCCCTCTTCGCTGATGGATCGGCTGTGTATTCAGACATCACAATCCTGCTCAACCCAATTCCCATAGAGCCATGGCACCACTGATGGACATACTGATCTTCAGTACTGCGGTTATCCTTCCACGCCCCTTTTCCAACATCAAAAAGCGATTGATCAAAACGCAGCGCTTTTTCGGCGGTTTCTTGGTACGGCTGTTTTCCGGTCAAGCGGGATAGCCTAAAGAGGCTTTGGGCTATTCCGCTTGTGCCGTGTGAAAAGCCGCCTAAATAATTGCCGGATTCCCCGGATGCCCAAGCTGCTTGATCAGGAGCTGGAGCATGGCGGTTTGCCAATAAATGATCTCCGTACAGTTCAGCTATTTCCAGATACTCACGGTCACTTGTCCATTCATAGGCATTCATTAACAAATGACAAATGCCTGCAGCTCCGCCAAGGAAATCAAAAGCTTCGTCCTTTTGGACGTTTTGCTTCAACTTTTGTTTAATTTCTTCGATTTTCCAATCGTATTCGTTGCTGCCGAAGTTTTTATGGAAATGCAATATTGGATATAGCAGAGAAGCGGATCCGGTGAACGAAGAAACCAATCCCTGGTTTTCCACCATTGGTGCTGCCGCTGACTTCAATGTGGCTTCAGCAGCCAGTTTATAACACTCTTCCCTTGTTTCTTTCCATAAGTATTGGAAAAAGAGTGACATACCGCCAAGGCCATCGTACAGGCCCTGCAAGGCAGGCGCTACGGACCAATTCCCTTCACCCGTTGGCGTCAGGCACAGGAGAGAAGCTTTGTCTTTTTTATTCGAATAGCGGAGCTTATTCAGAATTTCGTCTCCAATCGATTGGGCTTCCTTTACAAACAACCGATTTACGTCATTCGGAACAGGTTTGTCGTTCCACTGTTCTTCCTGTGGGCTCACCTCTTCTTTTTTTGAACCGACAAGCGAAGTTCGGATCCACCCCAGCTGGGTTTGAAGTTCATCCTGATCGTAACTTTGAATGCGATCAACCACTATTTCATAGCCGCTTTGGGTGAAGACATCGTCGATTTTTTCTCCGGTACTTGAATATAAATCTCTTGAATCCACTAGCGAGTTGAAAAAAGGAATGTCGCCCGCCATTAAATCCAAAATTTCATGATGAATGATGCGCTTGTCCTTATAAGGATAGAACCATAAGCGATCGTATAGATTTTCCAAATACAGCGCATCTCTCATATAATCGGGATGGCTGGATTCATTAAGAAAATTGAAGTACTGCTGAGTGGCTCTGGCTACAACACGGATTTTTTCATGCCGAAACGCTTCAATCGGCCCTTTGGCGCTTAGCAGTTCTTCTTTATGGTAAATGAAGAAATTAAAGATATTTTCAAACCCGGTTAAAATATCTTCTAAATAGTCCCCTGCATCGATTCCTTCTCCATTCAACGTAGGAAGATTATTGGCACCTCGGAACCGTTCAGACTGCATCGAAAATTTCATATCATCCGTCATGGAATTTTCAAGCTTTAGCACTTTAAAAGGCAATTCCTGCTCTTTCCCGTTAAGGGCACTCAGATCAATGCCTTTTCCTTCTGCATTCTTAAACATAGCAATAGGAAGCAAGCCGGTTCCCACTACAGAATCAGCTTGTTCATACTTCAAGTCAACTTCGACGGAATCCGGAAAATCCAGTTTCGGACTTTGGTGAAATAAAGTTTCATGGTCAATAATATATGGCGTGTCGCCGCCTGCTATAATATTTTCCAAGTGGAAGTCGGCGCCTTTGATCGAGTGCATCAGCCCCAAGAGAACACCGAACCGTTGGTAATAGTGCTTCACTTCTTGTTGCGTAAGGCAGCTGCTGTACAAGACGCATTCTTCCCATCCATGTGTTCCAAAATCCAGAATTTTATAAGGGGATAAGGTTGGGAATTCAACTCTTTCGGCAATCCAATTCAGCAAGTCGTGATATTTTAATGAGATTGACAGCCCTTTAGGTTTGTAGATGATTGTTTTTCCGTTTTCAAAAACAAATTTCCCCACCGTCTTGCCTTTCTGGTGGGTATCGCCTAGACCAAATTCAATGGAATCCAACACCAGGTTCTCTAGACCAAACGTATGGCTCAACGAGGCGAAATCATTCATATATCTTTCGAAAGTCAGCTTTACATTCTCAAGAAAAAACTCACTCCGCAAAATAAGGATTCTCGTCAGCACCGCATACTCTTCATAAAACTTGATCAATTCAGAGGAATTTAACGCCTTCTCTCTAATGAATGACTGGAATCGTTCTTCAGCTGTCGAACCATAAAGTTCATCTTTCAACTTGGAAATATGCATTTCCAATACAATGGACCTGGACGCCTGGGTGATCAACTGGCTGCCAATCGCAAACATCAGCGTTTCTTTAATCTTCGCGATATTCGCCTGTTGTTGGCCGGAAAGCTTGTTCAACATCACCTCGAGCCGATTGGAGATATACGATAAGAATGGATGAATAAATAAGCCTAAGTCGAGCTGTTCTTTCATTTTTTCTTTTCCTTCAGAAAGATTCAGTCCTTCTATCACAAGATCTAAATTCATCTCTGATTTCAGGAAAGCTGTTAGTTCTCGAATCTCTTTTTCATCTAAGTTTTTTTCGGTCAGGGGTGTAACCATTTCAGCAAATCGTTGTTCGGAAAGGCCCGAGACCGTTAATTTTGATTGGAAAATGTCATCAGAAGCCATTGAAAGGCGTTTTCTCCATTTGCTTACAACTGGAGCAGGATCAATTCCTTTTTCTTTTAAAAAGCGGCTTCTTTCGTAACTAAATAGGGCATGGATATATTCCTTATGATTTGTCTGGGTCAATACTTTCTCCATCTCTTCCACTCCTTTTCAATGATAAATTTGAGAATATATACGAATGATCATAGATATTATCAAATTCATTATTTCTAAAAATAATAGTGGAGGAATGTCCTCCACTATTAAAAGTAATCAGCAATATTTGATGGAGAAGAGCATGCCAGTCGCGAATGCAGCCACACAAGCTGGTGTCGTTTCAGGTGCTACATCTGACGCGCCTTGCACTTCTGCAAGCTCGTCCATAGTCAATTCGTTAAAAGCTTTTCCAGATGGATGAGGCGTCACTTTTTCAACACCATCACGAATTTCCGGGTTTTTCCACGCTTCGATAATTTGTTGTTTAGTCATTTTAATTCCTCCAATTTTTTAGTTTTAATTTGATTAGCAATTTCTCATTGAAAAGATAATAGTTGCGCCAATAGATGCGGCAATGCATAATGGCGTTGTTTCTGCGTTCACATCGGAAGCGCCTTGAATTCCGGCTAACTCTTCACTTGAAAGCTCACTCATTGTTTTGCCTACCGGATTTTCAATTTCTTGATTACGGATTTCAGGATTTTTCAATGCATTTATTTTTTCTTCTCTTGACATGGATGCCATCTCCTCTTTTTTTTATTGTTATGGTCTTGCTATACTCATATTATTACGTGCGGGAATTTTCTAACACTACGCAAAATTGCAAAATATTGTATAATACTTATAAATTGTATAAACTTGTAAATGAAATAACTTCCTAACCACATAACCGGCTGACTAGAAACAAACGGTGGAATTACATTGAAACGAAAAGGGTGAGGGAATGGAAATAGGAGAAAGAATACGTCAGGTCAGAATACATAAAGGGCTCACGCAAACAGAGTTAATTAAGGGGATTTGTTCTAATACATACATAAGCAAAATTGAGAGCGGCAAAGCAAAGCCCTCGTATTCGTTCATTATGAAAATTGCCAAAGTCATGGAAGTAGAACCTGAATTTTTGCTCAACATGGATATAAAAAACATTGAACCGGACATCTATAGGATTTATGAAACTTATATCCAGACGGGAAAAATCGATTCCCAGGACCTTGCCTTGTTAAAACTTCATGCAAGAGAAAGCCACTCAACTTCCACTTTAATCAAAATCTACTATGTTCTAATTTCGCATTACACCAAACACGATATGGAAGAAGCCCATCAATTAGTCGAACAGGCAAATAACATTATTTCATCTGCTTATACCACGGATGAAAACGAAATTTCTTATTACTTCCATTGTCTTTCTAAGTACTTCTATAACAATAAGAATTACCCCGAAGCCTTGCATTACTCAGGCCTTTATGTTGACTCCATACAACATGAAGAAACGTCAGTGCGGTTAGCAAGAGCTTATTTGAACTTGGGAATGGTCCGGGCTAAAATTGACGAAGACTTAGAGCTTGCAAGAACGTATACCAAAAAGTCTTTGCAAATCTTTGAAGATCAGGACTTTAAAGCAGGAATCGGAAATGCTTTAGCCCAATTAGCCATTCAGTACCATCAAAATGCCCAATACGATGAAGCATTGGAAACTCTGGATATGCTTTCGCGTTTCTCAGAAGACTTTAATAAAAGCTATTACGCGCCAATTTTGGCTTATAATTATGGACGAATTTATCAAAAGCAAAAAAAATTCGATCAGGCTATTGAATGTCTGCAAAATAGCGTGGAGTATGACATGAATGCAAATCAAGAAGAAGAAACGATTCATGCCATTAAAGTTCTAAGTGAAATAAGTATTGAAAGAAAGAACTGGGAAGAGGCCAGTGAGTATTTGAAGAAAGGTTTTCATTTAACTGCTTTGTATAAATTGCCTAATGCCCATATTCAACTACTGCACTTGAGGTCCCAAATCTATAAAGCGCGTTTTGATTTTCCTGCCTATGAAAAGGAACTTCAGCAAGCTGTCCAGTTGGCACAAGAAGGATATTACTCGCTGCTCGTCAAAGAAATCAGCATTGAACTGGCCGAACATTATTATGAAGCCCGCGCCTATAAGATGGCGGCCAAATATTATCAAATCGCTCTTCTTCGCTGAATTGCTTCTTGCACAAGGGCATTAAAAAGCCCCCTGAAAGTTAGGCTGAAACCTAATTTCCAGGGGGCTTTTCAGTGTTCTTTTGAACGGGCTCAAATTATGGCCGCTCGTTATTTCGCTGCATCTACCGGGCGGTACTGGTCGGACACGACAAAACCGTCTTCCATCAGCACATATGGATGGGTTTCCATCAAAATCGTTTGAAGGTGTTCCGGCATCTTGTTTTTTTCATAAGCACAGACTAACGGGAAAGCATGTTCATTGACCGCATCGTCCGCGATTTTTTCAAAATCTTCGATAATGTGAAGCGGTTCTTTTACACTTTCCCACTCGACGTGAGCCCAAGAGCGGAAAGGCTGTTCTTTTTCGAGATAAGGCTGGATGGTCTTCGTAAAGTAAGCCAGGATGGCAGGCGGATGGTAGCTGCCGCTCGACCAGTAGAACTGGAAGCTGTTGATAAAGTGCACCAGTTCCAGTTGGGCCGCTGAAAAGCGGGTAGCCAGTTCTTTTTGCAGCAGCCGTGTAACGCGTTCGTTTTCGACAAGGAGGACATGGTCTTTTGCTGCAACTCCATCCTCTATGTAATTCAAGATCTGATTTATGTAGTTATCCATTCCATCAAAAGCATATAGGACATGAACACTCCGTTCATCCTCAATCAACTGGTTCATTTTGCTTCTCATTCGCAGTTCCTTCTTTCCAACAAAGTTCGAAAACCAGTAAATCATCAATTCCAGGGACAGAAAAATTTTAAGAACCAATTTTTTCACCAAATATTCAGAAGAAAATCGGTGGGTTCTTACTATAACACATGGCGTTCTTATTTAATAATCATAAGTTTAGGACATTTTTCACAGAATTGCATGAATCCAAAAAGAGAAGCAGCTTGAAATCAAGCCCTCCTCTACTCATTCTCATAAATCCGGAAAATGCCTGGCCAAAACTTCACCGCAGCCCGTTTCCATTAAACCCGCTCGTATAAGTCCATCGACTTTGAGCGATAAGCCGGGAAAAATTCCGTTTCTTCGTGTAAGTCGAACACGGCACATAATTCTTGGTAAACGGCGCCGTTCCAGATTTTGCGTCCGGTATAGAATTTAAAGGCAGTTTGTCTGCCGAATTGCTTTTTGAAGACAAACAGATTGTCATCCGCGCTGTTCGTTCTTCCGCCGCCGCCGTGGATGACGTCGATGCCGTGTTCTTTCGCCCAAAGCGTCAAGGCATAGTTCAAAATCGAAGCCGGGGAGAA is from Planococcus liqunii and encodes:
- a CDS encoding response regulator transcription factor; this encodes MEIKQLSNREREVAVLVAKGKKDVEIAKLLFISRRRVGELIFNIKEKWEITSRVEIGIGVYYFGWLHAQEERSMDQNSRPPFYTISHFKEVQI
- a CDS encoding type 2 lanthipeptide synthetase LanM family protein, translated to MEKVLTQTNHKEYIHALFSYERSRFLKEKGIDPAPVVSKWRKRLSMASDDIFQSKLTVSGLSEQRFAEMVTPLTEKNLDEKEIRELTAFLKSEMNLDLVIEGLNLSEGKEKMKEQLDLGLFIHPFLSYISNRLEVMLNKLSGQQQANIAKIKETLMFAIGSQLITQASRSIVLEMHISKLKDELYGSTAEERFQSFIREKALNSSELIKFYEEYAVLTRILILRSEFFLENVKLTFERYMNDFASLSHTFGLENLVLDSIEFGLGDTHQKGKTVGKFVFENGKTIIYKPKGLSISLKYHDLLNWIAERVEFPTLSPYKILDFGTHGWEECVLYSSCLTQQEVKHYYQRFGVLLGLMHSIKGADFHLENIIAGGDTPYIIDHETLFHQSPKLDFPDSVEVDLKYEQADSVVGTGLLPIAMFKNAEGKGIDLSALNGKEQELPFKVLKLENSMTDDMKFSMQSERFRGANNLPTLNGEGIDAGDYLEDILTGFENIFNFFIYHKEELLSAKGPIEAFRHEKIRVVARATQQYFNFLNESSHPDYMRDALYLENLYDRLWFYPYKDKRIIHHEILDLMAGDIPFFNSLVDSRDLYSSTGEKIDDVFTQSGYEIVVDRIQSYDQDELQTQLGWIRTSLVGSKKEEVSPQEEQWNDKPVPNDVNRLFVKEAQSIGDEILNKLRYSNKKDKASLLCLTPTGEGNWSVAPALQGLYDGLGGMSLFFQYLWKETREECYKLAAEATLKSAAAPMVENQGLVSSFTGSASLLYPILHFHKNFGSNEYDWKIEEIKQKLKQNVQKDEAFDFLGGAAGICHLLMNAYEWTSDREYLEIAELYGDHLLANRHAPAPDQAAWASGESGNYLGGFSHGTSGIAQSLFRLSRLTGKQPYQETAEKALRFDQSLFDVGKGAWKDNRSTEDQYVHQWCHGSMGIGLSRIVMSEYTADPSAKREINQAIQNLRKHGYKRSDSLCHGNFGDTELFLQAASHFRESGFLEEAKRRGYNHVLQKEARGYYQVDGPHGFIQPSLFTGLAGIGLQLLRLSNPKEVPPVLLLG
- a CDS encoding mersacidin family lantibiotic: MTKQQIIEAWKNPEIRDGVEKVTPHPSGKAFNELTMDELAEVQGASDVAPETTPACVAAFATGMLFSIKYC
- a CDS encoding mersacidin family lantibiotic, whose translation is MSREEKINALKNPEIRNQEIENPVGKTMSELSSEELAGIQGASDVNAETTPLCIAASIGATIIFSMRNC
- a CDS encoding helix-turn-helix domain-containing protein, which encodes MEIGERIRQVRIHKGLTQTELIKGICSNTYISKIESGKAKPSYSFIMKIAKVMEVEPEFLLNMDIKNIEPDIYRIYETYIQTGKIDSQDLALLKLHARESHSTSTLIKIYYVLISHYTKHDMEEAHQLVEQANNIISSAYTTDENEISYYFHCLSKYFYNNKNYPEALHYSGLYVDSIQHEETSVRLARAYLNLGMVRAKIDEDLELARTYTKKSLQIFEDQDFKAGIGNALAQLAIQYHQNAQYDEALETLDMLSRFSEDFNKSYYAPILAYNYGRIYQKQKKFDQAIECLQNSVEYDMNANQEEETIHAIKVLSEISIERKNWEEASEYLKKGFHLTALYKLPNAHIQLLHLRSQIYKARFDFPAYEKELQQAVQLAQEGYYSLLVKEISIELAEHYYEARAYKMAAKYYQIALLR
- a CDS encoding MEDS domain-containing protein, whose translation is MRSKMNQLIEDERSVHVLYAFDGMDNYINQILNYIEDGVAAKDHVLLVENERVTRLLQKELATRFSAAQLELVHFINSFQFYWSSGSYHPPAILAYFTKTIQPYLEKEQPFRSWAHVEWESVKEPLHIIEDFEKIADDAVNEHAFPLVCAYEKNKMPEHLQTILMETHPYVLMEDGFVVSDQYRPVDAAK